AAGAAGCTCCACAAACAGAAGCCATGGAAGACGAACCATTTGATTCAGTAATTTCAGAAACTATTCTAATAGTATACGGAAAATCGTCTAATTTTGGCATCACAGCTAATAAACTTCTTTTAGCAAGACGACCATGTCCAATTTCACGTCTTTTTGGTGATCCTACTGTTCCTATTTCTCCAACAGAATAAGGAGGAAAATTATAATGAAATAAAAAATTATCTGTTCTATCTCCTAATAACTCATCTAAGTTTTGTGCATCTCGAGATGTTCCTAAAGTTACTGCAACTAAAGATTGTGTTTCTCCTCTAGTAAATAAAGCAGAACCATGTGTTCTAGGTAAAACACCAGTACGCACATCTAATGCACGAATCATATCTTTTTCTCGTCCATCAATTCGCGTTTCATTATTTAATATACGTTTACGCACAATTTTTTTTTCAATTTTTTGAAAAATAGCTTCTATTTCTAACACAGAAACATTCGAATTATTATCAGAAAATGTTTTTATTATTTCTTCTTTAATAGAATTTAATCTATCAAATCTTTCTTGTTTATTAAAAATTAAATAAGCAGAACTTATTTCTTTTTCAGATAATTCGATAATTTTCAATTCTAATGCTTTATTTATATCTGGATAAGATGTTGTCCAAGGTAATTTACTAGCTTCATTTGATAAAGAACGAATATTATTAATTACTACTTGTTGTTGTTGATGACCAAAAATAATAGCTTCAAGAATTTTTTCTTCACTAAGTATTTTTGATTCTGCTTCTACCATAAGAACAGCGTTTTGAGTTCCTGAAACAACTAAATCTAAAGAACTATTTTTCATATCATCACTTGTAGGATTTAATAAGTATTGATTATTAATATAACCCACTCTTGCAGCACCTACTGGACCATAAAATGGAATACCCGATAAACTCAGTGCTGCTGATGCGCCTATAATAGAAATTATATCAGGATTAATTTGAGGATTAACTGATACAACTGTTGCAATAATTTGAACTTCATTCAAAAAATTTTTAGGAAATAGAGGTCGAATAGGTCTATCTATCAAACGAGCTATTAATATTTCATTTTCACTTGGACGTCCTTCTCTTCTAAAAAATCCCCCCGGTATACGACCTGCAGCATATGTACGTTCTTGATAATTAACAGTAAGTGGAAAAAATTTTTGACCTGTATGTATTTTTTTTTGCCCTACAACAGTTACAAAAACTGCTGTATCATCCATACTTGCCATAACAGCTGCTGTCGCTTGTCGTGCCATTATACCTGTTTCTAAAGTAATCGTATATTGACCATATTGAAATTTACGTACAATTGGATTTAGCAAAATAATATCCTTAACATAAAACTAATTTTTTTAATAAATAGAAATTACCTTATTAATACTTTAATAGTATTAATAACATTTAGTTTATAAAATTTAAATGAAACTGTAAAAAAAGGGCTAAAAAAGCCCTTTGTAAGTAATATTTCTTCATTTTTTTATGAAAATATAGATTTTTTTTAAATTCTATATTTTTAGAAGAACTGTTTACCGTCTTAAATGTAATTCTTCAATTAAAATAGTATAACGAGAGATATTTTTTTTCTTTAAATAATCTAATAATTTACGACGTTTTGAAACCATATTTAAAAGACCTCTACGGCTACAATGATCTTTTTTATGTTGAGAAAAATGTACTTGAAGATGATTAATTTGAGTTGTTAGTAATGCAATTTGTACTTCTGTTTTTCCACTATCTTGTTTATTTTGACCATATTTTAAAATAATATTTTTTGTGTCTATTGCACACAGGGACATATAATACTCCATATATTTAAAACAATATTTTATTGATTTTAGAATCTAATTCAGTATTTTAAAAATAATATCATGCTAATCTTAAATTTAATAGTGAATAACTTAATTAGTATATAGAAACTAATCGATATGGTATTAATAATGCTTCTGTATTAATTCTTCCTAATCCAATAAATTTTTTATCTTTTTTTTCTATTACACGTACCAAACTATTTTTAATATTAGATTGATAATTTACTATCTGTCCAAGTTTAAAATGATATGATTCTGTACAAGAAAGATATACTTCTGGTAAAAAAGATACAGGACTATCTATAGGCATTAATAAATTATCTATTTTTTGAAAAAAATTAATATTTTTAGTATTATTTTTGTTTAACAATTTATATAAATCAGTAATTTTGACTAATTTCGTATAACTATAGGATGCAACTTGTAAACGACGTAAAAAAATTACATGAGCACCACAACCTAATTTTTCCCCTAAATCTTCAATAAGAGTTCTAATATATGTGCCTTTTGAACATAATACTGTAAATTCAATTAAATTATCTTTTTGAATAACAGAATCAATACTATATATCATTACTTTTCTTATTTTACGTTTTATATTTAATCCTTGACGCGCATATTTATATAAAGGAATACCATTATATTTAATCGCTGAATACATGGAAGGAATTTGATTAATTAAACCAGTAAGTTCTTTTATAGATGCATTCAGCTGAAAATTAGTAAACAAAATAGGACGTTTTTCTATCACTATTCCATAGGAATCAGATGTAGATGTTTTTTCTCCTAATTTAGCAATAACATGGTAACGCTTATTAGATTCCGTCAAATAACTAGAAAATTTTGCACATTCTCCAAAACAAATAGGTAACATTCCAGTTGCTAAAGGATCTAAAGTTCCAATATATCCTGCTTTTTTTGCATTAAAAATAGATTTTACTTTCTGTAAAGCCTGATTAGAGGACATACCGGAAGGTTTATCTAATAATATTAACCCATGAACATTGCGTTTTTTATGAAAAAACATTGATTAATCCTTTTTTCATTCATAAAATAGTGTATTCTCATTTTTTTTTGATAATTTATTCAATATCATAGAAATATGATTACCTTTTAAAAACGAATCATCATAATAAAAAATAATATTCGGTATAATCCTTAGTCTCATTTTTTTGCATAATAATTTTCGAATATAACTAGAAGCGTTATTTAAGACTATTAATATTTTATCAACATTGCGTTGATTTAAATTTTCTAAAAAACTTACAAATACTTGAGCATAGGACAAATCTTTAGATATTTTAACTTCAGAAACTGTTATCATTTTTTTGATGCGTGGATCTTGCATTGAATATTGTATAATAACAGATATTTTTTTTTGTAATTCTTGTCCTATACGAATAGATCGATTAAAAGATTTTTCCATAATGATATTACCAAATTATTTTTTTTAAAATAAATATACATTTAAATTTATAATATTCTTTTAACTTCTTTTACTTCGAAAACTTCTATGATATCTTTGATGCGTATATCGTTATAATTTTTTATACCAATACCACATTCTAATCCATTACGTATTTCATTAACATCTTCTTTAAAACGACGTAACGATTCTAATTCACCTTCATGTATCACTATATTATCTCTTAATATATGAATTGGATTAGTACGTTTAACTATCCCTTCAATAACCATGCAACCTGCAATCAAGCCAAATTTAGGAGATTTAAAAGTATTTCTAACTTCAGCTAATCCAATAATATTTTGTTTATATTCAGGTGATAAAAGACCAGTCATAGCAGATTTAACTTCATTAATTAAATCATAAATAACTGAATAATAACGAAGATCTAAATGTTCTGAATTAATTATTTTTTTGGCAGCAGCATCTGCTCTAACATTAAATCCTAAAATAATAGCATTTGAAGCCATAGCTAAAGAAGCATCTGTTTCTGTAATACCACCGATACCTAATCCTATTATTTTTACTTTTACTTCATTTGTAGAAAGCTTTAATAAGGCTCCAGAAATTGCTTCTAAAGAACCTTGTACATCAGATTTAAGAATGATCTTTAATTCAGAAAAATTATTTTTACTCATACTATCAAACATATTTTCTAAATTTATTTTATTTTCATTTAATAACTTTCTTTCACGAAATTTTTCTTTTCTATAAGAAGCTACTTCTTTTGCTTTTTTTTCATCACGGACTACAGTAACGTTATCTCCTGAAAAAGGAACTTTAGATAGTCCTAAAACTTCTACTGGCATAGCAGGTCCTGCATACAAGACTTCCTTTCCTGTTTGATCACGTAAAGCTTTAATACGACCATATTCAAAGCCACATAGTATTATATCTCCTTTTTTTAAAGTACCTTTTTGAATTAATACAGTAGCTATTGGTCCACGACCCTTATCTAAAAATGATTCAATAACGACACCTTCTGCCATACCAGTAGGTACTGCTTTTAATTCTAATATTTCTGCTTGAAGTAAAATTGCATTTAATAGTTGATCTACACCGTTGCCTGTTTTTGCAGAAACAGATACAAATATATTTTCACCACCCCATTCTTCTGAAAGAATATTATATTTCATTAAATCATTTTTTACTTTATCAATATCAGAATCTATTTTATCAATTTTATTAATAGCTACAATTACTGGAACATTAGCTTCTTTTGCATGTTGAATCGCTTCAATCGTTTGAGGCATAACACCATCATCTGCTGCTATAACCAAAACAACAATATCAGTTATTTTTACTCCACGAGATCTCATGGCAGTAAAAGCTGAATGACCTGGTGTATCTAAAAAAGTAATAGAACCTAAATCAGTTTTCACATGATATGCACCAATATTCTGTGTAATTCCTCCAGCTTCATGAAAAGCGGTTTTTGTTGAACGAATATAATCTAATAATGATGTTTTACCATGATCAACATGTCCCATTATAGTAACTACTGGAGATCTTACAGTAAAAATATTATTACCTATATCACGATCTTGCATAATTATTTCTTCTAATTCATTTTCTCTATGCAAAGTAACTTTATGACCCATTTCTTCTGCAATTAACTGAGCTGTATCCTGATCTAAGATATGATTAATAGTACCTATAACACCAATTTTCATCATAGTTTTAATCACTTCAGAACTTTTTATAGCCATTTTATTAGAAAGATCAGATACAGAAATAGTTCCATTAATTATAATATCTCTATTAACAATAGAATCGGGTTTTTTAAAAACTTGTTGCAATAAAATAGGCTTGTTTTTTTGTTTCAGATTTTTTTTCTGACGATTGGAAATACGTATTTCTTCTTTATTATTTTTACTATTATAAAAATTTTTATTACTTTTTTTCTGACGATGATTTTTTAAAACTCGGTTATGATTTCTTTTATCAGTTTCGATATCTCTATCATTATCATCTTCAGCTTGTCGAGCATGTAAAAACGTTGTTAAATGATAATCTTTTTTTTCTTCTTTATAAGATTTTCTAGTATCTATATTTTCTTTTGTTCTTTTTTTTTCATTAATATCAATAAAATTTTTTTCTATATTTTTTTTTATTTTTTTGTCTTTTTCTTCTTTATTTAAGATTTTAGAATTTTTTACTTTATTAATTTTTTTAAAGTTAAAAAATTCAACATTTGTTTTATTAAAATCTAATTTTTCAATATTTTTTTTACGTTTTTTGTCTATAGTATTTTTTTCTATAGACGTATTTATATTATTTTTTTGTAAATTTTTTAAAGAATACTCTTGTTTTATTAGAATTTTATTAGTACTTGTTATATTCGATGAAAAGTCAGCTTCAAATTTATTATTTTTTATGTAAGTTCTTTTCTTACGTACTTCTACTTGTATAGATTTATTTTTTCCACTAGTAGTAGATACGCTTAAAGTACTGCGTGTTTTCCTTTGTAAAATTAAAGTATCTAAAGAAGATTTTTTTTTAGATTCTAAATGTTTTAATAAATTATTTTTTTCAATTAAATTAATTTGATCCTTTTCATTTTTTACTATACCGATATCAGATAATTCTTTTATCAACTCTTTGATTGATATTTTTATTTCATTAGATAAAAATTTTAAACTTATATCTGTCATACCTTTTCTTCCTATTATTAAACTTTACCACCGAACCAACAGATATTACGAGCAGTCATAATTAATAAACCAGCTTGTTCAGAATTGAGACTCTTAATATCAGTTAAATCATCTATTCCTTGATCAGCTAATTCTGCTAAAGTAAATATATTTTTTTCAGCTAATTGCAAAGCCAATACTGTATTCATACCATTTATATTTAGTAAATCTTTTTCTGTTTTTTTATCTTTAATTCTATTTTTTTTTCTGATTCTATGATACGTAATTTATTTTTTGCACCTTCACGTACTATTTTTGCTTCTTCTTTACTTAAATCATTAATTTCTAATAATTCATTAAATGGTATATAAGCTAATTCTTCAAGAGAAGAAAAACCTTCTTTTACTAAAATTTTTATAATTTTTTCGCTAATATTTAAATTTTTTTTAAAAGTATTAAAAGCTGCATGAGCTTCTTCTTGATGTTTAGAATGCAGATCTTCTGTAGTCATGACATTTAATTCCCAACCACTGATTTGAGAAGCCAAACGAACGTTCTGCCCATTTCGACCGATAGCTTGTGCTAAATTTCCGGATTCTACAGCTATATCCATAGTGTGATGATCTTCATCTACTACAATAGAAGCTACATCTGCTGGAGCCATTGCGTTAATAACAAACTGAGCAGGATTATCATCCCATAAAATAATATCAATTCGTTCACCACATAATTCGCTTGATACTGCTTGTACACGAGCTCCTCTCATTCCTACACATGCACCTACTGGATCAATGCGCTTATCATTAGTTTTTACTGCAATTTTTGCTCGAGAACCTGGATCACGGGCAGCTGCTTTAATTTCAATGACTTCTTCTCCAATTTCAGGAACTTCTATCCTGAATAACTCAATTAACATTTCTGTTTTAGAGCGACTAATAAATAACTGAGCGCCACGAGATTCAGGATATACACCGTATAGAATCCCGCGAATACGATCACCAGGACGAAAGTTTTCTCTCGGCAACATACCTTCACGTAAAATTAATGCTTCAGCATTATTGCCTAAATCTAAAGTTAAATTATCTCGATGAATTTTCTTAACTATGCCAGTAATTATCTGACCAATATATTTTCGAAATTGATTAACTAACATTGCTCTTTCTGCTTCTCGTACTTTTTGTACAATTACTTGTTTTGCAGTTTGAGTAGTTATTCTATCAAAATTTACAGATTCTATCTGATCTTCTATATAATCGTTAATCTGAACTTTTTCACCTTCAAAACAAGCTGCTTCTAAAGTAATTTCTCTAGTGGGTTGAGTCACTGTATCCACTACCATCCAACGTCTAAAAGTAGTAAAATTTCCAGTTTTTCGATTTATACTAACTCTAATATCAATTTCTTGTTCATGTTTTTTCTTAGTGGCTGTTGCTAAGGCGATTTCTAATGCTTCAAAAATTTTTTCACGAGGGAGAGACTTTTCATTAGAAACAGCTTCTACGACAGCTAAGATTTCTTTATTCATCTTAGAGTACCTTAAAATAAACATTTTTGAAATGAACAATAAATAGCTTATTTTGTATGTATTCATTACAAAAAATTAATTTTTAAATTAAATAATTAATTATTTAATATTTTAAGAAATATTAATTTTACATAAATTAAAATAAATTTTCTAATAAAAAACCCCGAAAATTCGGGGTTTTAGGCAATATTACCCTATATATATAGTAATGATGATAAATCTAAATCTTTTAAATAAAAAAATAGTACCGAGGATGGGAATTGAACCCATATGCCTATTTGGCACTATCCCCTCAAGATAGCGTGTCTACCAGTTTCACCACCTCGGTATATTATATTTATTCTTAAAATCACAATTAACTTAATATACAATTAATATAAGAATGATAAAAAATTAATGCGGTATATCAGAATGAAACAATTTTTTATCTAATATAGGTTTTTTTGCTATAATATTTTTTGTATGATCTTCCCATAAAAAATCTGGTTCCATTTTTCTATTATTAATATTACATAAAATAATACTAATCAGTAGAAACAAAAAGGAAAAAATTCCAATAATATTAGTTACAAAATTATTAGTTCCAATGCCACTGAAGAATTTAATATTATTTTTACTATTAAAATTCAACGTATTATTAAATCCTTTTCTTGGCTGTAATAAAATAAAAAAAATTAAAAAAATAGAAATGAAAATAAAAAAAAATAAAAAAAATAAATACATAAAAAATTATTTCCTTTTTTTATAAAATATGAACTATTTATAATCTATTTTTTCATAAATAATTTATATATAAATTATTTAGATATAAATTATCTATTTAATAGTAAAAGAAATAAAATTATTCAAAATAATATCATCTAATTTTATTACTATAACATCGATGTATTATGACCACTTATATTTTTTTAATAAAAATAATTTATTTTATAATAGGTTTTGAAAAGAATACTTAATATAGAAAATATAAATTAAAGTAATTCAATAGTTTTTGCAATATCATGTGCTAATTTATGAACCTTTAAAAAATTTTTACCTTCCACCATAATGCGAATACAAGATTCTGTACCTGATTTACGAAGTAAAATACGACTATTTTGACCTAAAATGGATTTAGATTTAGCAAGAATGTTTTGTATAGTTAAATCTTCTGCTAAATTTATCTCTTTTTTAGAAAAAACATTTAATAATATTTGAGGAAATAATTTTACTTCTTTAGATAATTGATACAAAGTTTTATTATTATTAATCATACTTAATAAAACTTGTAAACTTGCTATGATACCATCACCTGTAGAATGTTTATCTGATAATATAACATGACCTGATTTTTCTGCTCCGAGTATCCATTTTTTTTCTTGAATTTTTCTATATACATTACTATCTCCTATTGGTGCAGCGAAAAAAGGAATCCCAAGTTTTTTTAAACTTAAAACTACTCCCATATTAGTCATTAACGTACCTACGACACCACCATTTAACATTCTATTTTTTAAATATTCTTTCGCAATAATATAAATAATTTGATCGCCATCTATTTCATGACCTAAATGATCGATCATA
The sequence above is a segment of the Buchnera aphidicola str. G002 (Myzus persicae) genome. Coding sequences within it:
- the rpsO gene encoding 30S ribosomal protein S15, whose translation is MSLCAIDTKNIILKYGQNKQDSGKTEVQIALLTTQINHLQVHFSQHKKDHCSRRGLLNMVSKRRKLLDYLKKKNISRYTILIEELHLRR
- the pnp gene encoding polyribonucleotide nucleotidyltransferase, with the protein product MLNPIVRKFQYGQYTITLETGIMARQATAAVMASMDDTAVFVTVVGQKKIHTGQKFFPLTVNYQERTYAAGRIPGGFFRREGRPSENEILIARLIDRPIRPLFPKNFLNEVQIIATVVSVNPQINPDIISIIGASAALSLSGIPFYGPVGAARVGYINNQYLLNPTSDDMKNSSLDLVVSGTQNAVLMVEAESKILSEEKILEAIIFGHQQQQVVINNIRSLSNEASKLPWTTSYPDINKALELKIIELSEKEISSAYLIFNKQERFDRLNSIKEEIIKTFSDNNSNVSVLEIEAIFQKIEKKIVRKRILNNETRIDGREKDMIRALDVRTGVLPRTHGSALFTRGETQSLVAVTLGTSRDAQNLDELLGDRTDNFLFHYNFPPYSVGEIGTVGSPKRREIGHGRLAKRSLLAVMPKLDDFPYTIRIVSEITESNGSSSMASVCGASLALMDAGVPIKSAVAGISMGLVKEGEQYVLLSDILGDEDHLGDMDFKVSGTDIGITALQMDMKIEGITNEIIHTALNAARLARLHILNVMNQALSKSRNEISELAPRIHTIKISPEKIKDVIGKGGSVIRMLTEETGTIIEIEDDGTVKISAAVSEKAKHAIRRIEEITAEIEVGKIYSGKVTRIVDFGAFVSIGFGKEGLVHISQISDKRVDKVSDHLKIDQVISVKVLEIDRQGRLRLSIKEIENSIISNKIINHDII
- the truB gene encoding tRNA pseudouridine(55) synthase TruB yields the protein MFFHKKRNVHGLILLDKPSGMSSNQALQKVKSIFNAKKAGYIGTLDPLATGMLPICFGECAKFSSYLTESNKRYHVIAKLGEKTSTSDSYGIVIEKRPILFTNFQLNASIKELTGLINQIPSMYSAIKYNGIPLYKYARQGLNIKRKIRKVMIYSIDSVIQKDNLIEFTVLCSKGTYIRTLIEDLGEKLGCGAHVIFLRRLQVASYSYTKLVKITDLYKLLNKNNTKNINFFQKIDNLLMPIDSPVSFLPEVYLSCTESYHFKLGQIVNYQSNIKNSLVRVIEKKDKKFIGLGRINTEALLIPYRLVSIY
- the infB gene encoding translation initiation factor IF-2, whose protein sequence is MTDISLKFLSNEIKISIKELIKELSDIGIVKNEKDQINLIEKNNLLKHLESKKKSSLDTLILQRKTRSTLSVSTTSGKNKSIQVEVRKKRTYIKNNKFEADFSSNITSTNKILIKQEYSLKNLQKNNINTSIEKNTIDKKRKKNIEKLDFNKTNVEFFNFKKINKVKNSKILNKEEKDKKIKKNIEKNFIDINEKKRTKENIDTRKSYKEEKKDYHLTTFLHARQAEDDNDRDIETDKRNHNRVLKNHRQKKSNKNFYNSKNNKEEIRISNRQKKNLKQKNKPILLQQVFKKPDSIVNRDIIINGTISVSDLSNKMAIKSSEVIKTMMKIGVIGTINHILDQDTAQLIAEEMGHKVTLHRENELEEIIMQDRDIGNNIFTVRSPVVTIMGHVDHGKTSLLDYIRSTKTAFHEAGGITQNIGAYHVKTDLGSITFLDTPGHSAFTAMRSRGVKITDIVVLVIAADDGVMPQTIEAIQHAKEANVPVIVAINKIDKIDSDIDKVKNDLMKYNILSEEWGGENIFVSVSAKTGNGVDQLLNAILLQAEILELKAVPTGMAEGVVIESFLDKGRGPIATVLIQKGTLKKGDIILCGFEYGRIKALRDQTGKEVLYAGPAMPVEVLGLSKVPFSGDNVTVVRDEKKAKEVASYRKEKFRERKLLNENKINLENMFDSMSKNNFSELKIILKSDVQGSLEAISGALLKLSTNEVKVKIIGLGIGGITETDASLAMASNAIILGFNVRADAAAKKIINSEHLDLRYYSVIYDLINEVKSAMTGLLSPEYKQNIIGLAEVRNTFKSPKFGLIAGCMVIEGIVKRTNPIHILRDNIVIHEGELESLRRFKEDVNEIRNGLECGIGIKNYNDIRIKDIIEVFEVKEVKRIL
- the rbfA gene encoding 30S ribosome-binding factor RbfA, which translates into the protein MEKSFNRSIRIGQELQKKISVIIQYSMQDPRIKKMITVSEVKISKDLSYAQVFVSFLENLNQRNVDKILIVLNNASSYIRKLLCKKMRLRIIPNIIFYYDDSFLKGNHISMILNKLSKKNENTLFYE
- the secG gene encoding preprotein translocase subunit SecG is translated as MYLFFLFFFIFISIFLIFFILLQPRKGFNNTLNFNSKNNIKFFSGIGTNNFVTNIIGIFSFLFLLISIILCNINNRKMEPDFLWEDHTKNIIAKKPILDKKLFHSDIPH